In the genome of Flavobacteriaceae bacterium YJPT1-3, the window AACGCTTTGAAAAAATACACGTGACTCCCGATGAGGCTAAAGTCTGGGGTATGCAACCGGGCAACGCCGTACAGGTGTACGACACCGATTGTGGCAAGATTGGCATCCTAATTTGCTACGACAGTGAATTCCCGGAACTTTCCCGATTACTGGCCCTGGAAGGCATGGATATTCTTTTTGTTCCCTTTTTGACCGATACGCAAAATGGCTATTCCCGGGTGCGTCGCTGTTGTCAGGCCCGTGCTATTGAGAACGAATGCTATGTGGCCATTGCCGGTAGTGTAGGGAACTTACCCAAAGTACACAACATGGACATTCAATACGCCCAGAGTGCCGTGTTCACCCCCTGTGATTTTGCCTTTCCGAATAACGGGGTCAAGGCTGAAACCACACCCAATACCGAAATGATCTTAGTGGCCGATGTGGATATTGATCTGCTGCGTGAGCTTAACGCTTATGGAAGTGTCAGAAATCTCAAGGACCGGCGGGAAGATATTTATACTTTAAAGCGTTCTTAGTCCAGCTTTAAATTCATGCCGGGATTGGTTACCTTGCGCCTTTAAATTTGACTATGTCTTATCGCCTGACCATTATCGTTCCTGTTTATAATGAAGAAGACAATCTGGAGCGGGTAGAAACGGAGTTTTTAAAATTTCTACCTACTGCTTCCGCGAAAGCGAAAGTGCTTTTCGTCAATGACGGATCTAAGGATGACAGTCAGCGGCTGATCGAAGCCATCTGTGCGCGAAATGCCGATTTTGAATACCTTTCTTTTAAGCAAAATGCGGGATTGAGCGCCGCCATCAAAGCGGGGTTTGACCACGCCACCACCGAGCTGGTGGGCTATATTGACAGCGATCTGCAAACAAGTCCGGAGGATTTTAATTTATTATTAGAGCAGATTGGGCCTTACGATCTGGTCACTGGCGTACGTGCTAACCGTAAGGATAGTTTTGTCAAAAACGCTTCCTCCAAGATTGCTAACGGGATTCGCAGGGCCTTTACCCACGACGGGATGGACGATACGGGCTGCCCACTCAAAATCATCAAGACCGATTACGCCAAGCGCATTCCCATGTTTAAGGGATTGCACCGCTTTCTACCGGCCATGATCTTACTACAAAATGGCAAGGTTCTTCAGGTGCCGGTACAACACTTTCCCAGAGTGGCCGGACAGGCCAAATTTGGTTTATGGAACCGATTACTCGGACCATTAGCCGACTGTTTTGCCTACCTCTGGATGAAAAAGAAATACATCAATTATCAAGTAGCCAAAACCAGCGATGGACAGTAGTTGGTGGGTCTATGCCATAGGTTTTAGCGCTCAGATCCTGTTCTCGGGCCGACTCGCGGTGCAGTGGATCCTTTCTGAAAAAAGCAAAACGGTGGTCACGCCCATCACCTTTTGGTGGCTTAGTTTGGCTGCCTCTTTTTTGTTGTTTGTCTACGGTTATCTCAGGGAAGATTTTGCGATCATGTTGGGCCAGACCTTGACATACTTCATCTATATCCGCAACCTACAGATCCAAAAACAATGGTACCGATTGCCCAGGGCCGCCCGGGCTTTCTTGTGGGTTTTTCCGGTGCTTATTGTGATCTACGGCTATAACAACGGGGACTACGATCTGCAAAAGTTATTTCAAAATGAGGCGATCCCACTTTGGTTATTGATTTTAGGCAGTGTAGCTCAGGTCGTATTTACCTTCCGCTTTATTTATCAATGGATCTACTCAGAGAAGCATCGTATTTCAACCCTACCCCAGGGATTTTGGATCTTGAGTTTGGTGGGCGCCCTGATGATCCTGACTTACGCGGTCCTTCGTCGGGATCCGGTCTTGTTTTTTGGGCATGTGATGGGAAGTGTAGTCTATATCCGAAATTTGATCTTAGGTAAGCAAAAGAAATGATAGCTCTGCTGGAGAAATATCCTAAGACTACCCTCTTCACGCTAGTGTTGCTCATGCTTTTGCCCCACCTCTCCATACTGGAGGTGACCATCATGGAAGCGCGTAATTTCATCACCGCTCGAGAGATGTTAACCTTAGATCATTGGCTGCTCACCACCATGAACGATGCTCCACGCTATGAGAAGCCACCACTACCTACCTGGCTATCGGCCCTATCTGCCTCCCTTTTTGGATTGCAGGTCTGGGCGCTGCGATTTCCGGCGGTCCTGATGGTGGCCTTTTTGGGCCTGGGTGTATTTGCGCTTTCGTGCTTAGTGTTCCGTAGTTCTCTTGAAAGGCATCAAACGGAGGGAGAAAAGCTAACCCTGGAACGAAGTCAAGCGCTACAGTACGGCTTAATCGCCGTGACTTCTTTTTATGTCATTGGGATCCTCTTTGAAGGCCCCTGGGATATCTACGCACATACCTTCACCTTGGGTGCGATTTATGGCCTGTATCGAGAATTTCAAGTAAAGCAATCTTTAGGAAATGTAGTCTTGGCCGGACTTTGTCTGGGAGCGGGGATATTAAGCAAAGGTCCTGTATCTCTATACGCCCTCTTTCTTCCGTTCTTGATCGCCTACGGAATGACCTACGGAGGCCGCACTCTATCCTCCCGCTGGAAAGCAATCGGTGGGGTACTGCTCATCGGATTACTGTCCGGTGGCTGGTGGTACGCCTATGTGCGTTGGGCAGATCCGGCGGCTTTTGAAGCCATCGCTGCACGAGAAACCGCTAATTGGGGAAGCTACAACATCAGACCCTTCTACTACTACTGGAGCTTTTTTACCCAGAGTGGAATCTGGACCCTTCCGGCGGTAATGGCTTTGATGTATCCCTACCTAAAATCCAGAGTAAAACACCTCAAAGCCTATCAATTGACATTTTGGTGGACGATTTCCGCGGTCATCCTGTTATCGGTCATCCCTGAAAAAAAATCCCGCTATCTAATGCCCGTGCTCATCCCTCTGGCAATGAATACAGGATTCTACATCCACTTCGTAATTCAGAAATTTAATCGATTCAAACAGGGTTGGGAGCGAATACCCGTGTATGTCCATTTTGGTCTGCTCGCTCTGATCGCGTTAAGCGTACCCATAGCACTCTACCTCCTGCTTGGTGATCAACTAAGCGGCTACTGGATTTGGTACACGCTACTTAGTCTGGCAAGTTTGATTCTGGGAGTCTTCTTACTGGTTCAACTCCGAAGAGGAGCAATTAAGACTGCTTTTTATGGAAGCATTGGTTTTGTTTTGGTTTTATTGATCTTCGGTTTTCCTTTGGCTAAAGTGGCGCAATCCAATCCAAACTATCGCTCTTTAGGTGAACTGCAGCAGATTGAACTACCGGTGTACGCCTGGGAAGAACCAGGACCGGAGGTGCTCTGGGATTACGGATCGGTCCTACCCCTACTAAGGAGCAGAGACACAAGCTTACCGGATAAATTAGGTGTTCTGGTCGACCTGGAAGCAGTGAACAGGCTCCAGGAGCAGTATCCGGACCGCCGCTTAATTCATCAGGCGACTTATGATCTGAATACGGTGGCACCTGATGAAAAAGGCCGCAAGGGCCGACTCACCATTGAGTACTATTGGTTGGTTAAATGAGGTTTCCTGGCAGAACCCCATCGGTAGGCCTGCCTTAGTTCGTAGATCGCAAGTCCAATAACCGTGAGATATTCTAGTGCGATCAGGAGGGGTCGTTCGGAAAATTCGGTCGCTCCATAGGCTGAATAGCTTAGAAATACAGTGAAGCTCCACAGAACTGGAAAGCGATAGCGCGTGAATATGCAGAGCAAAAGGGGAGTGGCCACATACCAGGGATGCACGGTAGTCGACAGTAGAAAGTAGAAACACACTCCAAACAGCGCAGCAGTAAGCCATTGTCGGGTGCCCCGATTATTACGTAGTAGGCTTAACCCAATTAGGAAAATCACGGTAACTACAGGCAGAATGGGTCCTACTTCTCCAATGATATTCCAGCCTTTGACCTGATAACCCACCCAACGGATCAGATAATAGACACTAGCATTGAACTCAAACTTTTGAAACCAAAGCGCTATCGTATCTCCGAAATGAGTAATAAACTCCCCTGACAAGACGGGCAGGAAGAAAACTAAGCTAGTCAAAAGCACCAGTCCGTAATAGGGGATGCTCTTCCAGGATGTGCTAAACAGCTTCCGGTACGATTCCTTTTGGTTCCATCGGCTAAGGTGTTGAATGAGTACAGGCAATAGCAATAAAGGAAGCAATTTGACAGCGATGGATGACGTCCAGGCAAAAGCACTTAAGATCCAACGCTTGCGGTGTAGCCAATAAATCCCTAAGAGTAGGAAGAAGAGCATCACCGACTCAAAATGTAAATTTCCGCTCATTTCGATGATGACGAAGGGATTCAGGATATACCAATAAATCCGCTGTACGGGTAAATTCAACTGCTCTAAAAGGCGCTTCCCAAACCAAAGAATTCCAAGCTCTGCACCTATGATTTGAAGGCGCAATACGATAACGCTTCCCAAAATGGATTGACCGGAGAGCAGCGCTGCTATTGCAAAACACAATTGATTTAAGGGTGGATAGTTGCTGTAGTGACTCGCATTGAGAGTTCCCATACCCGTAACCAATTCCCGGGCCTGAGGAACGATATTCCACAGGCCTTGATCCAGGTATTGTTCCGGAGTCGTTAGATAAGGATTGATCCCTTGTACGAGCAAGCGACCGTCCCATAAAAAGCGATAAAAATCCTGAGAGAGATTTGGGATGCTGGGAAGTAGCGCTAGGCGGAAAAGCAACGCCAATCCGGCTAGCGCCCAAAAATGCGGACTGAAACGCTGGATCAACTGGTAAGCGATCAAGAACAAGAGGAGGTAGGAAATAAGTAACTCTGTAAATTGGTCCCGCTCGAGTGCATAAGTCATCAGGCTGTACAGCAGTAATGATCCTATGGCGAATAAATAAAAAGACAGGGCTTTAGGCATAGTTCCATACTCAATCATTAGGCAAGGTACTACATCGATTCAAAAACTAAGGATTTTAGCAATTGGGCTCATCGCTTTAGTTTTCACAGAGCGTCAATTTTTACTGCCGATTTATTAACTTATGGCGTCAAAAAAATCACTTCATGAGAACAACTACGCTTAATCGGGCACTAATCGCTCTGGTGACCTTAATGACCTGCTTGGGTCATGCACAGTATGCCAATATCAATGACCTGGACCCGGTCGTTGAAGCCAAGATCGATTCCATAATCCAATTGATGACCATCGAAGAAAAGGTGGGTCAAATGAACCAGTACAACGGGAGCTGGGACCTTACCGGATCTCCGTCAAACATGGGCGATCAGGAAAAACTGGAACAATTGAAAAAGGGGCAGGTAGGCTCTATGCTGAATGTATTGACCGCAGAGGCCACCCGGGAGGCGCAACGTCTGGTGATGGAGAATACGCGTCTCAAAATCCCTTTGATTTTTGGATATGATGTTATTCATGGATATAAAACTATGTTTCCCATACCCTTGGGAGAAACAGCCAGTTGGGATATGGAAGCCCTGGAAAAAGGAGCCAGTATTGCGGCTAAAGAAACCGCAGCGGCCGGTGTACATTGGACCTTTGCACCCATGATCGACGTTTCTCGAGACGCTCGATGGGGACGCATCATGGAAGGGGCCGGGGAAGATCCTTACCTCAATGCAGTGGCCGGAGTGGCGCGTATACGGGGGTTTCAGGGGCAGGATTTAGCCAGTACAGCTACCATCGCTGCTTGTGCCAAACATTTCGCGGCTTATGGTTTCGCGGAAGCGGGAAGAGATTACAATACCGTCAATATGGGAGAGTCAGAACTTCAGAATGCCGTATTACTCCCCTTTAAAGCGGCATCCGAAGCCGGAGCAGCCACGTTTATGAATGCCTTTAATGAGATCGATGGGGTGCCTTCCACGGCCAGCACCTATCTGCAACGCGAAGTATTGAAAGGAAATTGGGATTATAAAGGCTTCGTCGTCTCCGATTGGGGTTCCATCAGTGAAATGATCACCCACGGTTTTGCTCGGGATAAAATGGAAGCAGCACGCTACGCCGTGACAGCGGGCAGTGATATGGATATGGAAGGCCATGTGTATGAAGTGGAACTAAAAGAGCTTACTGAAAAGGGTACTGTAGAAGAAGCCTTGCTTGACGATGCAGTGCGTAGAATACTTCGGGTGAAGTTTCAACTGGGGCTCTTTGATGATCCCTACAAATACAGCAATGCACAACGCGAAAAGGAAGTGCTCTTGGCGCCGGAACATTTGGAAGCGGCTCGCGATATTGCGAAAAAGTCCATTGTCCTTCTTAAAAATGAAAAGAACATGCTTCCCTTAAAAAATACGCTTAAAAGCATTGCGGTGATCGGTCCTTTGGCCGATGACAAAGATGCTCCATTAGGGAATTGGCGCGCACAAGCCGTGCCTAATTCAGCAGTATCCGTCTTGGAAGGAATCCGAGCGGCCAAGCCTTCGGGAACCCAAATATATTATGCAAAAGGGGCTGAGCTTTCTATCGGAGAACGCAGTTTCTTGATGCCGGTCACGATTAATGAAACGGATACTTCCGGTTTTGAGGAGGCGGTCGCTGCCGCGAAAAAGTCCGAAGTCGTGATCATGGTCCTGGGAGAGGACGCTTTCCAATCGGGCGAAGGTCGAAGCCAGGTGGACATTCAACTGGCGGGAGTGCAACAGGAATTATTGGATGCTGTACGTGCTGTCAATGAGAACATCATTCTGGTCTTGATGAACGGACGCCCCTTGGATATCAGTACGCCTAGTGAGCAATCCAAAGCGGTACTAGAAACCTGGTTGTTGGGTTCAGAATCCGGACATGCCATTGCTGATGTCTTATTTGGCAAATACAATCCTTCCGGAAAATTACCGGTATCCTTTCCACGCAGTGTCGGACAGGAGCCTTTGTACTACAATCAAAAAAATACAGGGAGACCCTCCAACCCCATCCACGTGACCTATTCGGGCTATATCGACTCTCCTAAAGATGCGTTATACCCTTTTGGATACGGATTGAGTTACACCACCTTTTCCTACGGGGCGCCAAGTTTGAGTGCCGGTAGTCTCAAAGGATCTGGAGAAGTCACCTTATCAGTGCCGGTAACGAATACAGGTAACTACGAGGGGAAAGAAGTGGTGCAACTGTACATCCGGGATCGGGTGGCCAGTCGGACACGTCCTGTTAAAGAACTGCGCGATTTTGAAGGGGTCACCTTAAAGCCCGGAGAAACGAAAACGGTACAATTTACTATCAGTTCAAAAACCCTGGAGTTTTATTCCATCAACAACCTCTGGGAAGCCGAAACCGGAAATTTTGATCTGATGGTGGGAGGAAACTCACGAGATGTGCTGTCGGTGCCATTGTCCTATGAAAAGTAATCTTACTGGCGCTGAGATCGCGCTTTTACCCAAACATTGAGCAATAAGCCAAAGACCACCAGTAGCATACCCAGAATGGGCCAGAGCGAATAGGTTTCGTCAAAGAAGAGAAATCCAAAGAACAGGGCATAGACCAATTCCATGTATTTGATGGGAGCCACGGTATTGGTGTCGGCTAATTGAAAGGCCCGGGTGAGAAATACCTGGCCAATCAATCCCAACACGCCTATGCTACAGACCCAAAACCACTCCAGACCTTGGGGCCAGCGCCAGTGCGCCACAAAGAACAAGCTGCCCACGATCGAGAAAACCATAAAGTAATTGATGATGGTGAGGTAATGTTCGCGGGACCCCAGGTAACGCACGATCACAAACACGGCGCCCACCATGAGTGAGGAAAGCAAAATCAGCGCAAAGCTGAGCGCATCAATCCGGATGTCTACGCCCTTCATCACGGCCGCACCTACCAGGGAGATGATCAGGGCTATCCATTGCCAGAAATGAACCCGTTCTCGGAGCAAAAAGAAGGCCAGAATAACGCTGAATATCGGAGCGGTATAGCGCAAGGCGACTGCAGAGCCCAAAGGGATGCGTTGAATAACCAAAAAGAAGAGAGCTAAAGAAATGAAGCTTAGTAGTCCGCGAAGGCTTAACCAAAAGCGGTGCTTTCCGAGGATTGGTATTTTTTTGTAGAGCATCCAGGGGAAAATAAAGACAAAAGTGCCTATCGCCCTAAAAAAGACCACTTGCAAGGGATGGAAGTCTTCGAGGTATTTCGCCAGCAGATTCATCCAGGCAAAGGCAAAAGCTGCGATCAGCATGTAAAGGATTCCTCGGGTCACGAATTGCGAAGTTAAAAAGTAAAGGAACGAAAATTAAGAGGAGCGGTCTTAAAAATCCTGAACAAGATAACTTCAATACTTGATCATTGATTACCGCTGTTAAAAATTAAAACCTACTGTCCCTTAGTGCAAAGGGGGAAGATTCCAAATAAAATCTCAAACGGAAAAGGATCTCTCGCGTCAGCTTCTCTCTGTCGGAATGACTCATTTTTTTGCAAAGCTTTATACTTTGGGTTTACCGGACGAAAAATTCGCGAAAGCTTAAAGCAAAAATTCTCTCAATTGATCTTTTCGATCAGTAAGTACGACTGATCATTGCGCACCGTTAAATTGCCTGTGGAGGTGGAAAAGTTTATTCTAAAATCAATGATTCCCGTAGCGGCTGTAATCACTACAACTCCGGCCATAGGAGCGTCACTAAAAGTGGAATTATTGCTTCCTGTGGTCACTGTACCTTGAGCTACCGTCGAAGCATTAAGGTCGGTACCGTCCAAACGCATGGTATAGTCATAGGAACCATCTTGACTCAAGCGCATACTGGAATGCACCTTATACACCCCCTGTGGAAGGGTGAGTGAAGTACCCGTGAAACTGGTGCCCGTGATGCTGTTGTACTCCTCGGTGTCAAAATTGAAAATAGTTGCCGTACTGCCCACAGAACCCCCTGAGTATCTGCGCATCATAACCCCGGTGCTAGCAGGAGCCTGCCAGATGGCGGTTCCGTTAGCGTCACTAGTCAATACGCTACCAGCGGCCTGATTCCCGTCTACATAGCGTAAACTGCCCTCTACCTGTAACGTTTCCTGAGGATTATTCGTGCCTATTCCCACATTGTCTCCGTTTCCGAGAATGATGGTATTGTCATTAGGTGCGATAGTCGCTGCTCCAATGGCCACAGCCTCATTTCCGGTCGCACTGGCCTCGTCTCCAATGGCTATGCTTTCAGTATTAGACGCTACCGCATTTTTACCGATGGCAATGCTTTGTGTTCCAGAAGCCGTGGCATTATCTCCTAACGCGAGGGCATCGTTAGCAGAAGCAACAGCTTCATCTCCAATGGCTAGAGCTCTAAAATTGGTTGCCTGCGCACCGTCTCCAATTGCGATAGTTCCATTGATACTGGCCAAGGCATCATCGCCAATGGCAATAGATCGGTCTCCGTAGGCCTCGGCATTATCTCCAATGGCGATGGCATCAATGCCTATATCTGAGGTGTTGTCTCTATCACGCGTAGAAGCATCATCTCCAATGGCGATAGAGTTAGCTCCATTAGCATCGGCGTTGTCTCCAATTGCAATTGTACCATTGTCGCGGGCATCTGAGCTATTTCCTATAGCTATAGATTCTGTGCCAAAGGCGTCAGCACCATCACCCAGAGCTACGGCACTTAAATTTTGAGCTTGAGCGTCAAATCCTAAAGCGATGGCTTGTATCCCGTTTGAGATCGCACTTTCACCAATAGCGACCGCATCATCAGCACTACTTACACTATTGGCTCCTAGAGAAATTCCTCTTATATTCTGAGCAGTTGCATTGGTTCCAATAGCTATGGCATTGATTGCAGTAGTGGTCGCTGAGAATCCTATGGCTAAGGCATCATCTGCAGTATTGGATGAGTTTCGACCTAGGTTGATCGCATCGTTGATAGCGAATAAACCAATGGGAATATTATTTACTCTAAATTCTAGGGCCTCATTGTTGGTGCTTCCAAGAAATTCAGTGCCGGAGAGCGCATTTCCATTTAGGTCCCAGGCGTTCTGTGTACCCGTGGTTAACAGGCTCCAATTGCTACCGTTCCAATAATAAAAACCGGGGGCCACATCACCTGTGGTAGCTGTATTGTAAACCAATAAACTTTCTACCGGACTTGTTATCGTAGTAGTATCTGAAGTGCCGTTTAGGGCGACTCGTGGAATCAAAATTCCCTGATTGGTCGATACGACATCTAGAACACTAGAGGGATCTGGGCTCGTCGTGTTGATTCCGACTTGCGCAGATGAAGTAAGAGAAACAACAGTTGCAAAAAAAAGGCATTTAAGAAGACGTGTCATAAACTCTAAGATTTGGGAGCTAAAGGTACTTAAAAATGGATAAATCATTGACCAACTGTGTTTTCAAGTTGGGTAACGTACCGTCCTTTGCGCTAAGAGAAGGTGTAGGAATCATTTTCAGGCAACAAAAAAGCAAGCCCAGAGGCTTGCTTTTTTTATCTGTTGAGTACTGTTCGTTTACCCTTTTAGGATACTTCTGGAGATCACGATCTTCTGTATTTCAGAAGTCCCTTCGTAGATCTGTGTAATCTTAGCGTCACGCATGAGGCGTTCGACATGGTATTCTTTCACAAAACCATTGCCTCCATGAATCTGAACCGCTTCTACACTCTGTTCCATGGCTACTTTGGAGGCGTATAGTTTGGCCATAGCGCTGGAAAGATCGTAGTTTCTTCCGGCGTCTTTGTCGCAGGCCGCTTTCATCACCAGATGACGAGCCGCTTCAATTTCCGTATACATGTCCGCCAACTTAAATGCGATGGCTTGATGATTCGCGATCTCCGTTCCAAAAGCTTTGCGCTCCTGGCTGTATTTGAGGGCCATTTCATAAGCTCCTGAAGCAATGCCCAGGGCCTGTGCGGCAATCCCAATACGTCCGCCGGAAAGGGTTTTCATGGCGAATTTGAATCCGAAACCATCTTCCCCTATGCGATTTTCTTTAGGTACCTTGACATCGTTAAATTGTAAGGTATGGGTGTCGCTTCCGCGGATGCCCAGCTTGTCTTCTTTAGGCCCCACTTCAAATCCTTCCATGCCTTTCTCAACGATAAAGGCATTGATCCCGCGGTGTCCTTTGTCGCGGTCCGTTTGTGCGATTACCAAA includes:
- a CDS encoding glycosyltransferase family 2 protein, which codes for MSYRLTIIVPVYNEEDNLERVETEFLKFLPTASAKAKVLFVNDGSKDDSQRLIEAICARNADFEYLSFKQNAGLSAAIKAGFDHATTELVGYIDSDLQTSPEDFNLLLEQIGPYDLVTGVRANRKDSFVKNASSKIANGIRRAFTHDGMDDTGCPLKIIKTDYAKRIPMFKGLHRFLPAMILLQNGKVLQVPVQHFPRVAGQAKFGLWNRLLGPLADCFAYLWMKKKYINYQVAKTSDGQ
- a CDS encoding lipid-A-disaccharide synthase N-terminal domain-containing protein, which gives rise to MDSSWWVYAIGFSAQILFSGRLAVQWILSEKSKTVVTPITFWWLSLAASFLLFVYGYLREDFAIMLGQTLTYFIYIRNLQIQKQWYRLPRAARAFLWVFPVLIVIYGYNNGDYDLQKLFQNEAIPLWLLILGSVAQVVFTFRFIYQWIYSEKHRISTLPQGFWILSLVGALMILTYAVLRRDPVLFFGHVMGSVVYIRNLILGKQKK
- the bglX gene encoding beta-glucosidase BglX produces the protein MRTTTLNRALIALVTLMTCLGHAQYANINDLDPVVEAKIDSIIQLMTIEEKVGQMNQYNGSWDLTGSPSNMGDQEKLEQLKKGQVGSMLNVLTAEATREAQRLVMENTRLKIPLIFGYDVIHGYKTMFPIPLGETASWDMEALEKGASIAAKETAAAGVHWTFAPMIDVSRDARWGRIMEGAGEDPYLNAVAGVARIRGFQGQDLASTATIAACAKHFAAYGFAEAGRDYNTVNMGESELQNAVLLPFKAASEAGAATFMNAFNEIDGVPSTASTYLQREVLKGNWDYKGFVVSDWGSISEMITHGFARDKMEAARYAVTAGSDMDMEGHVYEVELKELTEKGTVEEALLDDAVRRILRVKFQLGLFDDPYKYSNAQREKEVLLAPEHLEAARDIAKKSIVLLKNEKNMLPLKNTLKSIAVIGPLADDKDAPLGNWRAQAVPNSAVSVLEGIRAAKPSGTQIYYAKGAELSIGERSFLMPVTINETDTSGFEEAVAAAKKSEVVIMVLGEDAFQSGEGRSQVDIQLAGVQQELLDAVRAVNENIILVLMNGRPLDISTPSEQSKAVLETWLLGSESGHAIADVLFGKYNPSGKLPVSFPRSVGQEPLYYNQKNTGRPSNPIHVTYSGYIDSPKDALYPFGYGLSYTTFSYGAPSLSAGSLKGSGEVTLSVPVTNTGNYEGKEVVQLYIRDRVASRTRPVKELRDFEGVTLKPGETKTVQFTISSKTLEFYSINNLWEAETGNFDLMVGGNSRDVLSVPLSYEK
- a CDS encoding mannosyltransferase — its product is MIEYGTMPKALSFYLFAIGSLLLYSLMTYALERDQFTELLISYLLLFLIAYQLIQRFSPHFWALAGLALLFRLALLPSIPNLSQDFYRFLWDGRLLVQGINPYLTTPEQYLDQGLWNIVPQARELVTGMGTLNASHYSNYPPLNQLCFAIAALLSGQSILGSVIVLRLQIIGAELGILWFGKRLLEQLNLPVQRIYWYILNPFVIIEMSGNLHFESVMLFFLLLGIYWLHRKRWILSAFAWTSSIAVKLLPLLLLPVLIQHLSRWNQKESYRKLFSTSWKSIPYYGLVLLTSLVFFLPVLSGEFITHFGDTIALWFQKFEFNASVYYLIRWVGYQVKGWNIIGEVGPILPVVTVIFLIGLSLLRNNRGTRQWLTAALFGVCFYFLLSTTVHPWYVATPLLLCIFTRYRFPVLWSFTVFLSYSAYGATEFSERPLLIALEYLTVIGLAIYELRQAYRWGSARKPHLTNQ
- a CDS encoding DMT family transporter, with protein sequence MTRGILYMLIAAFAFAWMNLLAKYLEDFHPLQVVFFRAIGTFVFIFPWMLYKKIPILGKHRFWLSLRGLLSFISLALFFLVIQRIPLGSAVALRYTAPIFSVILAFFLLRERVHFWQWIALIISLVGAAVMKGVDIRIDALSFALILLSSLMVGAVFVIVRYLGSREHYLTIINYFMVFSIVGSLFFVAHWRWPQGLEWFWVCSIGVLGLIGQVFLTRAFQLADTNTVAPIKYMELVYALFFGFLFFDETYSLWPILGMLLVVFGLLLNVWVKARSQRQ
- a CDS encoding glycosyltransferase family 39 protein, producing MIALLEKYPKTTLFTLVLLMLLPHLSILEVTIMEARNFITAREMLTLDHWLLTTMNDAPRYEKPPLPTWLSALSASLFGLQVWALRFPAVLMVAFLGLGVFALSCLVFRSSLERHQTEGEKLTLERSQALQYGLIAVTSFYVIGILFEGPWDIYAHTFTLGAIYGLYREFQVKQSLGNVVLAGLCLGAGILSKGPVSLYALFLPFLIAYGMTYGGRTLSSRWKAIGGVLLIGLLSGGWWYAYVRWADPAAFEAIAARETANWGSYNIRPFYYYWSFFTQSGIWTLPAVMALMYPYLKSRVKHLKAYQLTFWWTISAVILLSVIPEKKSRYLMPVLIPLAMNTGFYIHFVIQKFNRFKQGWERIPVYVHFGLLALIALSVPIALYLLLGDQLSGYWIWYTLLSLASLILGVFLLVQLRRGAIKTAFYGSIGFVLVLLIFGFPLAKVAQSNPNYRSLGELQQIELPVYAWEEPGPEVLWDYGSVLPLLRSRDTSLPDKLGVLVDLEAVNRLQEQYPDRRLIHQATYDLNTVAPDEKGRKGRLTIEYYWLVK
- a CDS encoding acyl-CoA dehydrogenase, with amino-acid sequence MDFTLTEEHMMVRDAAREFAQTELLSGVIERDEKQEFPAELVQKMADLGFMGIMTKPEYGGSGMDTVAYVLVMEELSKIDASASVIVSVNNSLVCYGIQEYGTEAQKEKYLTKLTTGEYVGAFCLSEPEAGSDATSQATTAIDKGDHYLLNGTKNWITNGGRSDVYLVIAQTDRDKGHRGINAFIVEKGMEGFEVGPKEDKLGIRGSDTHTLQFNDVKVPKENRIGEDGFGFKFAMKTLSGGRIGIAAQALGIASGAYEMALKYSQERKAFGTEIANHQAIAFKLADMYTEIEAARHLVMKAACDKDAGRNYDLSSAMAKLYASKVAMEQSVEAVQIHGGNGFVKEYHVERLMRDAKITQIYEGTSEIQKIVISRSILKG